GGTATAATTAAATGGCAATTATAACCTTAACAACAGACCTCGGCTTAAAAGACTATTACGTTAGTCTTATTAAAGCCGCTATTCTATCTCAGGAACCAACAAGTACAATTGTTGACATTTCTCACAATGTCCCCAAGTTTGATATTCTACAAGCTTCCTTTATTCTCAAAAACAGTTACGCTGCTTTTCCCGAAGGCACCATACACATTGTAGGAATCGATGCCGATTTACGAGATGGACGATG
This region of Flavobacteriales bacterium genomic DNA includes:
- a CDS encoding SAM-dependent chlorinase/fluorinase, producing the protein MAIITLTTDLGLKDYYVSLIKAAILSQEPTSTIVDISHNVPKFDILQASFILKNSYAAFPEGTIHIVGIDADLRDGR